From one Catenuloplanes nepalensis genomic stretch:
- a CDS encoding alkaline phosphatase D family protein has product MTIDRRGLFRAGLGAGAGIIGGQLLAGAASASPAFHPGGRPVLTHGVQSGDATANSAIVWTRSDRAGRMLVEVSRRPDFRGARLVRGPVLGAGSDFTGKVRLSDLPSGEKIFYRVRVEGDRQASAPLTGALTTAPTGRDDLRFVWTGDVAGQGWGINPAFGGMRIFDSMRARKPDFFLHSGDTVYADGPITESVTLPDGTVWTNVVTEAKSKVAETLTEYRGQYAYNLLDDPYRRFAAEVPQINQWDDHEVTNNWYPGEILDDARYTEKRVDVLARRARQAYFEYLPIPDLSGPIYRKLSYGPMLDVFVLDMRTMKDVNDGNTYADPNRGLLGAAQKRWLIDGLKRSRATWKVIANDLPIGLVVPDGGAAQEGVAQGDPGAPLGRELEIHTVLREAHRARVSGIVFLTADVHYTAAHHYDPARAAVQDFTPFWEFVSGPAHAGAFGPNALDGTFGPEAVFVNAPPAANTSPAAGFQHFGEVNIDARTGAFTVDLRDIDGRSLFRKTLQRP; this is encoded by the coding sequence ATGACTATCGACAGGCGTGGGCTCTTCCGGGCCGGGCTCGGCGCGGGAGCGGGAATCATAGGTGGCCAGCTGCTGGCCGGGGCGGCGAGCGCGAGCCCGGCGTTCCACCCGGGTGGGCGGCCGGTGCTGACGCACGGCGTGCAGAGCGGTGACGCGACCGCGAACTCGGCGATCGTCTGGACCCGGTCGGATCGGGCCGGGCGGATGCTGGTCGAGGTCAGCCGCCGGCCGGACTTCCGGGGTGCGCGGCTGGTGCGCGGCCCGGTGCTGGGCGCGGGTTCGGACTTCACCGGCAAGGTGCGGCTGAGCGACCTGCCCTCCGGCGAGAAGATCTTCTACCGCGTGCGGGTGGAGGGCGACCGCCAGGCCAGCGCGCCGCTGACCGGTGCGCTGACCACCGCGCCGACGGGCCGGGACGACCTCCGGTTCGTCTGGACCGGTGACGTGGCCGGCCAGGGCTGGGGCATCAACCCGGCGTTCGGCGGCATGCGGATCTTCGACTCGATGCGCGCCCGGAAGCCCGACTTCTTCCTGCACAGCGGCGACACCGTCTACGCGGACGGCCCCATCACCGAGTCCGTGACGCTGCCGGACGGCACCGTGTGGACGAACGTGGTGACCGAGGCGAAGTCCAAGGTGGCCGAGACGCTGACCGAGTACCGCGGTCAGTACGCCTACAACCTGCTCGACGACCCCTACCGGCGGTTCGCGGCCGAGGTGCCGCAGATCAACCAGTGGGACGACCACGAGGTCACGAACAACTGGTACCCGGGCGAGATCCTGGACGACGCGCGGTACACCGAGAAGCGGGTGGACGTGCTGGCCCGGCGCGCCCGGCAGGCGTACTTCGAGTACCTGCCGATCCCGGACCTGTCCGGCCCGATCTACCGCAAGCTGTCGTACGGCCCGATGCTCGACGTGTTCGTCCTGGACATGCGCACCATGAAGGATGTCAACGACGGCAATACCTACGCCGACCCGAACCGCGGCCTGCTCGGCGCCGCGCAGAAGCGGTGGCTGATCGACGGCCTGAAGCGGTCGAGGGCCACCTGGAAGGTGATCGCTAACGACCTGCCGATCGGCCTGGTCGTGCCGGACGGCGGCGCCGCGCAGGAGGGCGTGGCCCAGGGCGACCCGGGCGCGCCGCTCGGCCGCGAGCTGGAGATCCACACCGTGCTACGCGAGGCGCACCGCGCGCGGGTCTCCGGGATCGTGTTCCTGACCGCGGACGTGCACTACACGGCCGCGCACCACTACGACCCGGCGCGTGCCGCGGTGCAGGACTTCACGCCGTTCTGGGAGTTCGTCTCCGGCCCGGCACACGCGGGCGCGTTCGGCCCGAACGCGCTGGACGGCACGTTCGGCCCGGAGGCGGTCTTCGTGAACGCGCCGCCGGCCGCGAACACGTCACCGGCCGCCGGTTTCCAGCACTTCGGCGAGGTCAACATCGACGCGCGAACCGGCGCGTTCACCGTCGACCTGCGCGACATCGACGGTAGGTCGCTGTTCCGCAAGACGCTGCAGCGCCCCTGA
- a CDS encoding VOC family protein, giving the protein MANGTRPIAPIRKVSAAVLGTIAVFIMLFGAGMTSWPIAALGIALLVLAISLLVTNVMRRGPRALVQGTAEVRSISEAPVSQQFGRAEMQVRIDAPGLPIADVRIRDPRVPVNKWPDPGALLPVLVAMDDMRYARIQWDDVLTHAEASAGMGETAFLGQHDEDVDEMLREAEQTPWDRRADDNPGGTPLYTDEGYTASPYATDSYPDDSYPPEPPSGGGGGAPAGGDIPHGRTPRDERPNPVVIRETPGGGIVLEGSFVAKDDPGGTQLPHRARRPRPHHTDAAAAGHPTGTALADPPPAPGARSTPDWDDDDHDPETDIPLEGAWSSRPDETSRPDETADRPSVGVTEAGRARISGLDVPDGDYSPRTRAAADLDPEMGSAYSPRGSASTAAPSAGYSPRVTGETADRGDGYSPRASSDGGEGYPLRPERAADTEARPDPGTAPRSEGRSAARPRSTDDDAEDDTRRSSSGGRGRRTDEDLAAPAPSPFVDDEAYADHDEPPSPEADPSPHRSSAFRTAAAAAARFRNRRDREPAGGDHEAEEASEDRPSARDRFASEPDLDPPSEWARPAEASPPSGETAEPAAEPGGARRAGPITGPADVAVQGPAVAAPGAARSGPASAPAQRADDAPRHGETGAAGLADDDDADPRHGDADPAGDVSPSDGSHGDGSHGDGSHGDGSRDDGSRDDGSRGDGDASVPRGGDDDVARDDVGNPARFREPGRTYRSEASGTAPGRGPAEDGERGFEPGETSAAAAPGPRPVGGSARGPAGGPVKGLIAGVKGFVSRLTASGPRDHDGPVARKLATAPRPTAAPADDLGLLVEERRPAPRPRPAPGERRRSPDERDMTAPTAAPATADPADERPGRDQAGRDQAGRDQAGRDQAGRDQADELDISVDDEPVAGSRSEAVASGDTGTRPSGTSTAVTAVAAAAAAGAATTAVGRDSATASDRRPDERSDQRSGTSAERGTGTAAAGSPSTSAALTGTDDVPAGTRRLASDGTASAGRAAHGTAEAGDRVPTSDRRSGDGSASHGPATGRDADRVGHRVDEQHRAAAGQALADGATGQGAASGRDTAAGPGDVDSPDATARASAPARSADDDIDIPLHDDVDLPLDDGPQTYTPNRVVPGGRTAPDPVPLIDPAISGTEKTDRSGFDGGDSTAAAAGSAGSSAGPATGGVSSAAERAADGGAAARTPDVAIPRGSAPGTTATGGAATSDGPASDESATDAPTSPGSASGDSAAGGSVSRDSASGGSASGAAFVPVDGGARVTSRPEEIPPTAAGGTVRFTARPRVPTDQEDAGPTVLSTPPRTAAPSPEAGRSEPSAVTEPSDVQERDSTDHERNIFEHRGTDRHDSRTDQRTPTADEHAASAGRGDRSTDGSSADRRGHGTASSRAGQSDHGSASSGTSQSDHDTASGGTSQRDHGGAGSGGAARDRVAWASTPRPADAPEPMPRRYVSPDDEPPGGTRADRRDASSRTGEGPRPARGDGRPAESAWSTPPGSARRTPPPSGSGRTISASPTPFDLTAPDADEDTHTRRNVSADSDVSIDATSAATGEGTATGQASVAGKGPSAHFIAPATVGHDPRPPVGTGPADERVDYGPTDDRAGSTGTEHPAEPGSGPASATAPPTAHPTAGLGTTRPVSGPGTFRPGTDAAGSRPGTDAEGLWPGTDTQGPRPGTDTPGTEADGAGRETGAEAGRPVAPDVTPKGPPNPRLQRPTGNKVGPPRLPKRPTTIEMTLISPHSLPPLETAAPPDPSPRTVAPVRDATSAADARPEPDAGPRSTGPSATGVSAGTPDATSPASRPDARAGQPHAPASQPEAETRRPDARAGQPHAPASRPEAETRRPDARADQPEPETRWAEAQAGQVEARADQTEATAGRTEGQTDPAGTQADDRSVARGDRGTVAPAGSDEGPMSESGWLGPVLGAQVVPGPWSAGDAPPAALLDSATARPATHAGSEDRGPGQAAPESQTSKTSTDGTTSGAASPAASPAASPAASPAASPGGGLAGAARDVSDDSAGGATGTARRAPGTADAADAVPAKGFGESAADGTGAHAAADGVAVREIGPGPGRVSGIGTVGWRDVDPATAPDRPLSRGAHRAPDEVPARSRFSDEAVGAALDDLITAYPSASPGASGGIHGVGISILVTELDRSIEFYRDVLGFHEIDRGERNVFLASGDTRLVLRTVSESLPVNVRTVHVNLEVGDVQAVYDALRRKGVSFVHEPRAVNRGEKLELWAAAFSDPDGNGITVSQWRTAPPV; this is encoded by the coding sequence GTGGCGAACGGTACCCGACCGATCGCGCCGATCCGCAAGGTGAGCGCGGCCGTCCTCGGCACCATCGCGGTGTTCATCATGCTCTTCGGCGCGGGCATGACGAGCTGGCCGATCGCGGCGCTCGGCATCGCGCTCCTCGTCCTCGCCATCAGCCTGCTGGTGACGAACGTGATGCGGCGCGGCCCGCGCGCGCTGGTCCAGGGCACGGCCGAGGTCCGCAGCATCTCCGAGGCGCCGGTCAGCCAGCAGTTCGGCCGCGCCGAGATGCAGGTGCGGATCGACGCGCCCGGCCTGCCGATCGCGGACGTGCGCATCCGCGACCCGCGTGTGCCCGTCAACAAGTGGCCCGACCCGGGCGCGCTGCTACCCGTCCTCGTCGCGATGGACGACATGCGGTACGCGCGGATCCAGTGGGACGACGTGCTCACCCACGCGGAGGCCTCGGCCGGCATGGGCGAGACCGCGTTCCTGGGGCAGCACGACGAGGACGTCGACGAAATGCTCCGCGAGGCGGAGCAGACGCCGTGGGACCGGCGCGCGGACGACAATCCGGGCGGGACGCCGCTCTACACCGACGAGGGTTACACCGCGAGTCCGTACGCGACCGACTCGTATCCGGACGACTCATACCCGCCGGAGCCGCCGTCCGGTGGCGGCGGTGGCGCCCCGGCCGGCGGCGACATCCCGCACGGGCGCACCCCGCGGGACGAGCGGCCGAACCCGGTGGTCATCCGCGAGACGCCGGGCGGCGGGATAGTGCTGGAGGGCAGCTTCGTCGCGAAGGACGACCCGGGCGGCACCCAGCTCCCGCACCGGGCCCGCCGTCCACGGCCGCACCACACGGACGCGGCCGCCGCCGGACACCCGACCGGCACCGCGCTCGCCGACCCACCGCCGGCGCCGGGCGCCCGGTCCACGCCCGACTGGGACGACGACGATCACGACCCGGAGACCGACATCCCGCTCGAGGGCGCGTGGTCGTCCCGGCCGGACGAGACGTCCCGGCCGGACGAGACCGCGGACCGGCCGTCCGTGGGCGTGACCGAGGCCGGGCGGGCCCGGATCTCCGGGCTGGACGTTCCGGACGGCGACTACTCGCCACGGACCCGGGCGGCGGCCGACCTCGACCCGGAGATGGGCTCGGCGTACTCGCCGCGCGGCTCCGCCTCGACCGCGGCGCCGTCGGCCGGCTACTCACCGCGGGTCACGGGCGAGACCGCGGACCGGGGGGACGGATATTCGCCGCGGGCGTCCTCCGACGGCGGCGAGGGCTACCCGCTCCGGCCGGAGCGCGCCGCCGACACCGAGGCCCGGCCGGACCCGGGCACGGCACCGCGGAGCGAGGGCCGGTCCGCCGCGCGTCCGCGCAGCACGGACGACGATGCGGAGGATGACACACGCCGCTCGTCCTCCGGAGGCCGCGGGCGGCGGACCGATGAGGACCTAGCGGCACCGGCACCATCCCCGTTCGTGGACGACGAGGCGTACGCGGACCATGACGAGCCCCCGTCCCCGGAGGCCGACCCGTCCCCGCACCGGTCGTCCGCCTTCCGGACCGCGGCCGCCGCGGCGGCCCGGTTCCGCAACCGGCGGGACCGGGAGCCGGCGGGCGGCGACCACGAGGCGGAGGAGGCCTCCGAGGACCGGCCGTCGGCACGGGACCGCTTCGCATCCGAGCCGGACCTGGATCCACCGTCGGAGTGGGCGCGGCCGGCCGAGGCCTCCCCGCCGTCCGGTGAGACGGCCGAGCCGGCCGCGGAACCTGGAGGTGCCCGGCGAGCGGGCCCGATCACCGGACCGGCCGATGTCGCGGTGCAGGGACCGGCGGTCGCCGCACCGGGCGCGGCGCGCAGCGGCCCCGCCTCCGCACCGGCACAACGTGCCGACGACGCTCCGCGTCATGGCGAGACCGGCGCTGCGGGACTTGCCGATGACGACGATGCCGACCCGCGTCATGGCGACGCGGACCCGGCTGGCGACGTTTCGCCTAGCGACGGTTCGCACGGCGACGGTTCGCACGGCGACGGTTCGCACGGCGACGGTTCGCGCGACGACGGTTCGCGCGACGACGGTTCGCGCGGCGATGGCGACGCATCGGTGCCGCGTGGCGGCGATGATGACGTGGCCCGGGACGACGTGGGGAATCCGGCGCGATTCCGGGAGCCGGGGCGGACGTATCGGTCCGAGGCGAGCGGCACCGCACCGGGGCGAGGTCCGGCGGAGGATGGCGAGCGCGGTTTCGAGCCGGGTGAGACCTCGGCGGCCGCTGCCCCCGGTCCGAGGCCGGTCGGCGGGTCGGCGAGAGGCCCCGCGGGCGGCCCGGTGAAGGGCTTGATCGCGGGTGTGAAGGGATTCGTCAGCCGCCTGACCGCTTCGGGACCTCGCGACCACGACGGCCCGGTCGCACGCAAGCTGGCCACCGCACCGAGGCCGACGGCAGCGCCGGCCGACGATCTCGGCCTGCTGGTCGAGGAGCGACGCCCGGCACCGAGGCCCCGCCCGGCGCCCGGCGAGCGCCGGCGGTCACCCGACGAGCGGGACATGACGGCACCCACGGCGGCCCCCGCCACCGCGGACCCAGCCGATGAGCGTCCCGGGCGCGATCAGGCCGGGCGCGATCAGGCCGGGCGCGATCAGGCCGGGCGCGATCAGGCCGGGCGCGATCAGGCCGATGAGTTGGACATCTCGGTCGATGATGAGCCGGTGGCTGGCTCGCGCTCGGAAGCGGTGGCTTCGGGTGACACCGGCACACGGCCGAGCGGCACGTCGACCGCCGTCACCGCAGTTGCCGCCGCTGCGGCAGCGGGCGCGGCCACGACAGCTGTCGGCCGGGATTCGGCGACGGCATCCGACCGCCGGCCTGACGAGCGGTCCGACCAGCGATCCGGCACGTCCGCCGAGCGTGGCACCGGCACGGCGGCCGCCGGCTCGCCCTCTACCAGCGCAGCCCTCACCGGCACGGACGACGTGCCAGCGGGCACGCGACGCCTCGCATCCGACGGCACGGCCTCCGCCGGTCGTGCGGCCCACGGCACCGCGGAGGCCGGAGACCGTGTGCCGACCTCCGATCGGCGATCCGGGGACGGCAGTGCCTCTCACGGGCCGGCAACCGGCCGGGATGCTGATCGGGTCGGGCATCGAGTTGACGAGCAGCACCGCGCCGCCGCAGGTCAGGCCCTCGCGGACGGCGCCACCGGCCAGGGGGCAGCCTCCGGCCGGGACACCGCCGCGGGTCCCGGCGACGTGGACTCGCCGGATGCCACGGCGCGTGCGTCGGCCCCCGCTCGGTCCGCGGACGACGACATCGACATCCCGCTCCACGACGATGTCGACCTTCCGCTGGACGACGGCCCACAGACGTACACCCCGAACCGGGTCGTGCCGGGTGGCCGCACCGCGCCCGATCCCGTTCCGCTCATCGACCCGGCCATCTCCGGTACCGAGAAGACCGACCGGTCCGGCTTCGACGGTGGAGACAGCACCGCTGCCGCAGCCGGAAGCGCCGGCAGCAGTGCCGGGCCAGCGACCGGCGGCGTGAGCAGCGCCGCCGAACGTGCGGCCGACGGCGGTGCCGCCGCCCGCACACCGGACGTGGCCATCCCAAGGGGTAGCGCGCCCGGCACCACCGCCACCGGCGGCGCGGCTACCTCCGACGGACCCGCATCAGACGAATCCGCGACCGACGCGCCCACCTCCCCCGGGTCCGCATCCGGCGATTCCGCGGCCGGCGGGTCCGTATCCCGCGATTCCGCGTCCGGCGGGTCCGCGTCCGGCGCCGCGTTCGTGCCGGTGGACGGTGGCGCCCGTGTCACGTCCAGACCGGAGGAGATTCCGCCGACCGCAGCGGGCGGAACCGTTCGCTTCACCGCTCGGCCCCGTGTCCCGACGGATCAGGAGGACGCCGGCCCGACCGTCCTCTCGACTCCGCCACGGACCGCCGCGCCGAGCCCGGAAGCCGGTCGTTCGGAGCCGTCCGCGGTCACGGAGCCGTCGGATGTACAGGAGCGCGACAGCACCGACCACGAGCGGAACATCTTCGAGCACCGCGGCACCGACCGGCACGACAGTCGCACCGACCAGCGCACACCGACCGCTGACGAGCATGCGGCCAGCGCGGGCCGAGGCGACCGCAGCACCGACGGCAGCAGTGCGGATCGGCGCGGTCACGGCACCGCGAGCAGCCGTGCAGGCCAGTCCGATCACGGCAGCGCGAGCAGCGGCACAAGCCAGTCCGATCACGACACCGCGAGCGGCGGTACGAGCCAGCGCGATCACGGCGGTGCAGGGAGTGGCGGGGCCGCGAGAGATCGCGTCGCCTGGGCCAGCACTCCGCGGCCCGCAGACGCCCCCGAGCCGATGCCCCGCCGCTACGTCAGTCCGGACGATGAGCCGCCCGGCGGCACCCGGGCGGATCGCCGCGACGCTTCCTCCCGGACCGGCGAGGGGCCGCGTCCCGCCCGGGGCGACGGGCGCCCGGCCGAGTCCGCGTGGTCCACGCCGCCGGGAAGCGCCCGGCGCACTCCCCCACCGAGCGGTTCGGGCCGCACTATCTCCGCCAGTCCGACGCCCTTCGACCTGACCGCGCCCGACGCAGACGAGGACACTCACACCCGCCGCAACGTATCCGCCGACTCGGACGTGTCCATCGACGCGACCTCGGCCGCCACTGGGGAGGGGACCGCTACCGGGCAGGCCAGCGTCGCCGGTAAGGGACCGTCCGCGCACTTCATCGCCCCGGCCACGGTCGGCCACGACCCCCGCCCTCCGGTGGGCACGGGCCCGGCCGACGAGCGGGTGGACTACGGGCCGACGGACGACCGGGCCGGCTCTACCGGCACCGAACACCCGGCCGAGCCGGGTAGCGGGCCGGCCTCGGCGACCGCGCCGCCGACCGCGCATCCGACCGCGGGTCTGGGAACGACTCGGCCGGTCAGCGGCCCGGGAACCTTCCGGCCCGGCACGGACGCTGCAGGGTCCCGGCCGGGCACGGACGCGGAAGGCCTCTGGCCGGGCACGGACACGCAAGGACCCCGGCCGGGCACGGACACGCCGGGCACGGAGGCCGACGGCGCTGGGCGGGAGACCGGGGCGGAGGCGGGCCGGCCGGTGGCGCCGGATGTCACCCCGAAGGGGCCGCCGAATCCGCGGCTTCAGCGGCCGACCGGGAACAAGGTCGGTCCACCGCGGCTGCCGAAGCGGCCCACCACGATCGAGATGACGCTCATCTCGCCGCATTCGCTGCCGCCGCTGGAGACCGCGGCTCCGCCGGACCCGTCCCCCCGGACCGTCGCACCGGTCCGGGACGCCACGTCCGCGGCCGACGCGCGCCCGGAACCGGACGCCGGCCCGCGGTCCACCGGACCGAGCGCGACCGGAGTCTCGGCCGGCACGCCGGACGCCACGAGCCCGGCGAGCCGGCCGGACGCTCGAGCCGGTCAGCCGCACGCCCCGGCAAGCCAGCCCGAAGCTGAGACCCGCCGGCCGGACGCCCGAGCCGGTCAGCCGCACGCCCCGGCAAGCCGGCCCGAAGCTGAGACCCGCCGGCCGGACGCCCGAGCCGACCAGCCGGAACCCGAGACCCGCTGGGCAGAAGCCCAGGCCGGCCAGGTAGAAGCCCGAGCCGACCAGACCGAGGCCACCGCAGGCCGAACTGAAGGTCAGACCGACCCGGCGGGAACCCAGGCCGACGACAGGAGCGTGGCCCGGGGTGACCGCGGGACGGTGGCGCCGGCCGGGAGCGACGAGGGGCCGATGTCGGAGAGCGGCTGGCTGGGACCGGTGCTCGGGGCGCAGGTGGTTCCGGGGCCATGGAGCGCGGGCGACGCGCCACCGGCCGCGCTGCTCGATTCCGCAACCGCGCGGCCCGCCACCCATGCCGGATCGGAGGACCGGGGCCCGGGGCAGGCCGCGCCCGAAAGTCAAACGAGCAAAACCAGCACGGACGGGACCACGAGTGGCGCCGCCAGCCCGGCCGCAAGCCCGGCTGCAAGCCCGGCCGCGAGCCCGGCTGCAAGCCCAGGCGGCGGTCTGGCCGGCGCTGCTCGGGACGTTTCGGACGACTCGGCGGGCGGCGCGACCGGCACGGCTCGGCGCGCACCCGGCACGGCGGACGCGGCGGACGCCGTACCCGCGAAGGGTTTCGGGGAATCGGCGGCTGATGGGACCGGTGCGCACGCTGCTGCGGACGGCGTCGCCGTGCGGGAGATAGGGCCGGGTCCCGGGCGGGTGTCCGGGATCGGGACCGTCGGGTGGCGGGACGTGGATCCGGCGACCGCTCCGGACCGGCCGCTGAGCCGGGGTGCGCATCGGGCGCCGGACGAGGTGCCGGCGCGATCGCGGTTCTCGGATGAGGCGGTGGGCGCGGCGCTGGACGACCTGATCACGGCGTATCCGAGTGCGAGCCCGGGCGCATCCGGCGGAATCCACGGCGTCGGCATCTCCATCCTCGTGACCGAGCTGGACCGCTCGATCGAGTTCTACCGGGACGTGCTGGGCTTCCACGAGATCGACCGGGGCGAGCGGAACGTGTTCCTCGCGTCCGGCGACACGCGGCTGGTGCTGCGCACCGTGTCCGAGTCGCTGCCGGTGAACGTGCGGACCGTGCACGTGAACCTCGAGGTCGGCGACGTGCAGGCGGTCTACGACGCGTTGCGGCGGAAGGGTGTCTCGTTCGTGCACGAGCCGCGCGCGGTCAACCGGGGCGAGAAGCTGGAGCTGTGGGCCGCCGCGTTCTCGGACCCGGACGGAAATGGCATTACGGTGTCCCAATGGAGGACCGCTCCGCCCGTCTGA
- the ndk gene encoding nucleoside-diphosphate kinase, translated as MSTTTPAERTLVLLKPDAVRRGLVGELLGRFERKGLTIDAMELRTIDAAAADAHYAEHTEQPWYPPLREFVTSGPLVALVLSGDEAITVTRALIGATDGRKAAAGTIRGDFSLSNRENLVHASDSPESAKREIDLWFPGKA; from the coding sequence GTGTCCACCACCACCCCGGCCGAGCGCACGCTCGTTCTCCTCAAGCCCGACGCGGTCCGCCGTGGTCTCGTCGGCGAGCTGCTCGGCCGGTTCGAGCGCAAGGGCCTGACGATCGACGCGATGGAGTTGCGCACGATCGACGCGGCCGCCGCGGACGCGCACTACGCCGAGCACACCGAACAGCCGTGGTACCCGCCGCTCCGCGAGTTCGTCACGTCCGGCCCGCTGGTCGCGCTGGTCCTCTCCGGCGACGAGGCGATCACGGTCACCCGCGCGCTGATCGGCGCCACCGACGGCCGCAAGGCCGCGGCCGGCACCATCCGCGGCGACTTCTCCCTCTCCAACCGCGAGAACCTGGTGCACGCCTCCGACTCCCCGGAGTCCGCGAAGCGCGAGATCGACCTCTGGTTCCCGGGCAAGGCCTGA
- a CDS encoding glycosyltransferase 87 family protein, which translates to MEDRSARLTRFVQRGRPHLGAAALWAVFAAIAIVSSVLVLHRAPDDRLSDLHIYYGAAEAVRAGDALYGYVAENGGPFTYPPFAAILFVTFTWIPELTLRIVWLAATTGAVAAIGVTMSRLLAGRHAALLPPGIAIAVLITSSAQSNLRFGQVSVFLVLLALVDAAGLTPARYRGVLIGVAAAIKLTPLLFVAFLLWSRQTGAAARATLTFLGCGLLGALALPADSWTYWSGTVLRTSRIGDLTSTGNQSINGVLLRAGVTETAAWVAAAGAICLVALWHARRAHRSGEPGRAAVLVGCATVAASPVSWTHHQVWLPLAAIMLITVGGGRAGPFAGTALLFFTVLSPSTLLRATGAYPGLEFLGDNARALATVAVCLAGLGLARKTTRLSPEGTGGTRETAGDSRATTGGAVRETAANARESATRDRETAADTRETASGAVREAAADAREIAGSAQETAGEPPPIPPG; encoded by the coding sequence ATGGAGGACCGCTCCGCCCGTCTGACCCGATTTGTCCAGCGCGGCCGCCCCCACCTGGGCGCGGCCGCGCTGTGGGCGGTGTTCGCGGCGATCGCGATCGTCTCGTCGGTGTTGGTGCTGCATCGCGCGCCCGACGACCGCCTGTCGGATCTGCACATCTACTACGGCGCGGCCGAGGCGGTCCGGGCCGGCGACGCGCTGTACGGATACGTGGCGGAGAACGGCGGCCCGTTCACGTACCCGCCGTTCGCCGCGATCCTGTTCGTGACGTTCACCTGGATCCCCGAACTCACGCTGCGTATCGTCTGGCTGGCCGCGACGACCGGGGCCGTGGCCGCGATCGGCGTGACGATGTCCCGTCTGCTGGCCGGGCGGCACGCCGCACTGCTCCCGCCGGGCATCGCGATCGCCGTGCTGATCACCTCGTCCGCGCAGAGCAACCTGCGGTTCGGGCAGGTCAGCGTGTTCCTGGTGCTGCTGGCTCTGGTCGACGCGGCCGGCCTGACACCCGCCCGGTACCGGGGTGTGCTGATCGGTGTGGCCGCCGCGATCAAGCTGACCCCGCTGCTGTTCGTGGCGTTCCTGCTGTGGTCGCGGCAGACCGGTGCCGCGGCGCGCGCGACGCTCACGTTCCTCGGCTGCGGTCTGCTGGGCGCGCTCGCGCTGCCGGCGGACAGCTGGACGTACTGGTCCGGCACGGTGCTGCGCACGTCCCGGATCGGCGACCTGACCTCGACCGGCAACCAGTCGATCAACGGGGTGCTGCTGCGCGCCGGCGTCACGGAGACCGCGGCGTGGGTCGCGGCGGCCGGCGCGATCTGCCTGGTCGCGCTGTGGCACGCGCGCCGCGCCCATCGGTCCGGCGAGCCGGGCCGGGCCGCCGTGCTGGTCGGATGCGCGACCGTGGCCGCGTCGCCGGTCTCCTGGACGCACCACCAGGTGTGGCTGCCACTCGCCGCGATCATGCTGATCACCGTGGGCGGCGGAAGAGCCGGACCATTCGCGGGTACGGCGTTGCTGTTCTTCACCGTGCTGTCGCCCAGCACGCTGCTGCGCGCCACCGGCGCGTACCCCGGCTTGGAGTTCCTGGGCGACAACGCGCGGGCCCTGGCCACGGTCGCGGTCTGCCTGGCGGGCCTCGGCCTCGCCCGAAAAACGACCCGCCTCTCCCCGGAGGGGACCGGCGGCACCCGGGAGACGGCCGGTGATAGCCGGGCAACGACCGGCGGTGCCGTCCGGGAGACGGCCGCCAATGCTCGCGAGAGCGCCACTCGTGACCGGGAGACCGCCGCCGATACCCGGGAAACGGCCAGCGGTGCCGTCAGGGAGGCAGCCGCCGATGCGCGGGAGATAGCCGGCAGCGCCCAGGAGACGGCTGGCGAGCCGCCCCCGATCCCGCCCGGTTGA